One Candidatus Aquicultor sp. genomic window carries:
- a CDS encoding STAS domain-containing protein, which produces MLNVEIARKTGIHVMVLAGEFDLTEKDRVSDYFQTVLAEAPKGLIVDLSNVSLIDSSGIGLLISNKARLNDIGARYALVLGNNGHLIKKFSNLGLFDASGIERFACKDDACQAIGQQP; this is translated from the coding sequence ATGCTTAACGTTGAAATAGCTCGCAAAACTGGTATCCATGTTATGGTGCTTGCCGGTGAATTCGATCTCACCGAGAAAGATCGGGTTAGCGATTATTTTCAGACCGTGCTCGCAGAAGCACCAAAGGGACTAATCGTTGATCTTTCAAACGTATCCCTTATCGATAGCTCCGGCATCGGGCTGTTGATCTCAAACAAAGCGAGGCTTAATGATATTGGAGCTCGCTACGCACTTGTTCTTGGGAACAACGGCCATCTTATAAAAAAGTTCAGTAACCTCGGCCTGTTTGACGCATCGGGTATTGAGCGATTTGCCTGCAAAGACGACGCATGCCAGGCTATCGGACAGCAGCCGTAA
- a CDS encoding DUF501 domain-containing protein, which translates to MTTTLAQGDVETIEKQLKRHARGIRRVASRCVLGCPEVLESDVFVDAGTPFPTLFWLSCPLKVKEVSKLEDAGWSERLQREITQDGRLCEEILTAHIDYMARRRKAATGVDHPVLTTGVGGVHDLRGVKCLHAHYAHYLATGKNPIGRMVDEQLGSISCQRRCDTR; encoded by the coding sequence ATGACGACAACGCTTGCGCAAGGCGACGTTGAAACAATAGAGAAGCAGCTGAAACGGCACGCACGCGGCATCCGGCGTGTGGCATCACGCTGTGTGCTTGGTTGCCCCGAGGTGCTGGAGTCCGATGTATTTGTCGATGCCGGCACCCCGTTTCCTACGCTCTTCTGGCTTTCGTGCCCGCTCAAGGTAAAAGAGGTATCGAAGCTGGAGGATGCGGGCTGGTCCGAGCGCTTGCAGCGCGAGATTACGCAAGATGGGCGGCTCTGCGAGGAAATACTTACTGCGCATATCGACTACATGGCGCGCCGCCGCAAGGCAGCAACAGGAGTCGACCATCCGGTGCTGACAACGGGCGTCGGTGGTGTCCACGATCTTCGCGGTGTAAAGTGCCTGCACGCCCACTACGCTCATTACTTAGCGACCGGCAAAAACCCGATCGGCCGCATGGTAGATGAGCAACTCGGCTCAATTTCATGCCAAAGGCGGTGTGATACCAGATGA
- a CDS encoding Ppx/GppA phosphatase family protein: MIFGAIDIGTNTVRLLIKRRDDEGWHDLVREMEITRLGEGVDREHIIKPEAMERTLSAFARYKELMDEHGVERSRAIATSAMRDAGNADDFIRLVQERLEITIEVITGEEEGRLTFAGATGEDTPAPDDLLALVVDVGGGSTEYIYGAEGIVFGAKSLDIGSVRLSEMFMQHDPPTPGELANVHEAVHDLTETVFAVIAAAKPAILIAVAGTATQASALVHKIAPYDPAKIHGSRITLTDLVELIKQLASVPLEERKRIVGMHPKRADVIIAGAIILEETLRGLRFSEMVVSERDILDGIIYSMGI, translated from the coding sequence ATGATTTTCGGGGCGATCGATATCGGTACAAATACAGTGCGCCTACTCATTAAGCGCCGTGATGATGAAGGGTGGCACGATCTTGTTCGCGAGATGGAAATCACCCGTCTCGGTGAAGGTGTCGACAGGGAACACATCATTAAACCTGAAGCGATGGAGCGAACGCTCAGCGCGTTTGCACGGTATAAAGAACTCATGGATGAGCATGGCGTAGAGCGCTCGCGCGCCATTGCGACCAGCGCCATGCGCGATGCCGGCAACGCCGATGATTTTATCAGGCTCGTTCAGGAACGCCTTGAAATCACCATCGAGGTCATAACGGGCGAAGAGGAAGGCAGGCTTACCTTTGCGGGGGCTACCGGTGAAGACACGCCGGCGCCGGATGATCTATTGGCGCTAGTTGTTGATGTGGGAGGCGGTAGCACCGAGTACATCTACGGTGCCGAAGGCATCGTTTTCGGTGCAAAAAGCCTTGATATCGGCTCAGTACGCTTATCGGAGATGTTCATGCAACACGATCCGCCCACACCGGGCGAGCTCGCCAATGTTCATGAAGCCGTGCATGATCTAACGGAGACCGTTTTTGCGGTAATCGCTGCGGCAAAACCGGCGATATTGATCGCCGTGGCCGGTACGGCAACGCAGGCCTCGGCGCTGGTGCATAAGATTGCACCGTACGACCCGGCAAAAATTCACGGCTCGCGCATTACGCTTACCGATCTCGTCGAATTAATCAAACAGCTGGCATCCGTTCCGCTGGAAGAGCGCAAGCGCATCGTGGGAATGCATCCGAAACGGGCGGACGTTATCATTGCCGGGGCTATTATCCTTGAAGAAACGCTCAGGGGTTTACGCTTTTCGGAAATGGTCGTAAGCGAACGCGATATTTTAGACGGGATAATTTACTCAATGGGTATATAG
- the eno gene encoding phosphopyruvate hydratase, which yields MSIIERIIGREILDSRGNPTVEVEVVLDSGIVGSAAVPSGASTGVYEALELRDGDPGRYLGKGVQKAVSNINDIIAPALADLDVLNQRFIDMTMLELDGTENKSRLGANAILGVSLAVAKAAANYLELPLFRYVGGANAHALPVPMMNILNGGVHADNNVDLQEFMIMPVGAPSFKEALRMSAEVYHNLKKVLKAKKLNTAVGDEGGFAPDLASNEEAIKVIMSAIEESGYIPGQDIYIALDPASSEFYKDGMYVLEGEGRSLTSTQMVDYYETLCDKYPIISIEDGMSQDDWDGWKELTDRIGNRVQIVGDDLFVTNVKRLAIGIETGTANSILIKLNQIGSLTETLDAIEMAQKANYTAVISHRSGETCDSTIADLAVALNAGQIKTGAPARSDRVAKYNRLLQIEEGLGVTSAYPGLPAFYNIKR from the coding sequence ATGAGTATTATCGAGAGGATTATTGGGCGGGAAATTCTGGATTCGCGAGGCAATCCAACGGTTGAAGTAGAGGTCGTCCTTGATAGCGGAATTGTGGGAAGCGCGGCTGTGCCATCCGGTGCGTCCACGGGCGTATACGAAGCACTCGAGCTGCGTGACGGTGACCCGGGTCGCTACCTCGGCAAAGGGGTACAAAAAGCGGTTAGTAATATCAATGATATTATCGCCCCCGCGTTAGCCGATCTTGACGTGCTCAACCAGCGGTTTATTGATATGACGATGCTTGAGCTCGATGGTACCGAGAACAAAAGCCGCCTAGGCGCAAATGCGATTCTCGGTGTATCCTTAGCCGTTGCAAAAGCAGCAGCAAATTACCTTGAGCTGCCGCTATTCCGCTACGTCGGCGGAGCAAACGCGCATGCGCTGCCCGTGCCGATGATGAACATCCTTAATGGCGGCGTTCACGCGGATAACAATGTTGACCTGCAAGAGTTCATGATTATGCCGGTAGGCGCCCCTTCATTTAAAGAAGCACTTCGTATGAGCGCAGAGGTCTACCATAACTTAAAGAAAGTGCTCAAAGCCAAAAAGCTCAATACCGCGGTCGGCGACGAGGGCGGCTTTGCCCCTGACCTTGCCTCGAACGAAGAGGCAATTAAGGTTATTATGTCGGCGATTGAAGAATCGGGATATATACCGGGCCAGGATATCTATATCGCGCTCGACCCGGCTTCAAGCGAGTTTTATAAAGACGGCATGTACGTGCTCGAAGGTGAAGGACGCTCGCTCACATCGACCCAAATGGTTGATTATTATGAAACGCTGTGCGATAAGTATCCGATCATCTCAATCGAGGACGGCATGAGCCAAGACGATTGGGACGGCTGGAAAGAGCTTACCGATCGAATCGGCAATCGCGTCCAAATCGTCGGTGACGACCTGTTTGTCACCAATGTTAAGCGCTTGGCAATCGGCATTGAAACAGGCACCGCAAACTCGATCCTTATCAAGCTCAACCAAATCGGTAGCTTGACCGAGACGCTTGATGCTATAGAAATGGCGCAAAAGGCAAATTATACCGCGGTAATATCGCATCGCTCCGGCGAGACGTGCGACTCGACTATTGCGGACCTTGCCGTAGCGCTCAACGCCGGCCAGATCAAGACCGGCGCGCCCGCACGAAGCGATCGCGTAGCCAAGTACAACCGGCTTCTTCAGATAGAGGAAGGCCTGGGGGTCACATCAGCATACCCCGGCTTGCCGGCGTTCTATAATATCAAGCGTTAA
- the pyk gene encoding pyruvate kinase, producing the protein MRHAKIVCTVGPASRNIETMRKLLDAGMDVVRVNMAHGSYDDHAATIASVRQLEEETGRPLAILMDLSGPKLRIGDIEGGPTVLNEGDTFTVTTRRVAGNDQIVSINYPELPREVKPGNTILIDEGLIILEVTDIEGEDVHTKIIEGGPLNARRGVHLPGVNVSLSPLSEKDRADLTFGLDQGVDWVGLSFVRSADDVKMLKNLIDWAGSKAKVIAKIEKQEAVNDIDEIIAVTDGIMIARGDLGIEMPTERVPFAQKTIINKCLVVGKPVITATQMLDSMIRNPRPTRAEVSDVANAVLDGTDALMLSGETAMGRFPVESVLMMARTILAAEHMQKYCIDRTNGIRQPHLSTTEAISSATCEIATALEATAIITSTQSGETARQVAKHHPSQPIIAICPRNEVIRQLQLTWGVIPLKAGPSTNLDNMFDIAVDTSLHANLIAKGDRVVITAGVLVNQPGTTNLIKVQRV; encoded by the coding sequence GTGAGGCATGCGAAAATTGTATGTACGGTCGGTCCGGCTAGCCGCAACATCGAGACGATGAGAAAACTTCTTGATGCCGGCATGGATGTGGTACGCGTCAATATGGCGCATGGCAGTTACGATGATCATGCCGCCACGATTGCCAGCGTGCGCCAACTTGAGGAAGAGACCGGTCGGCCGCTGGCGATTCTCATGGATCTCTCCGGCCCGAAACTTCGTATCGGTGACATTGAAGGCGGCCCAACGGTTCTCAACGAGGGCGATACCTTTACGGTCACCACCCGACGGGTTGCCGGCAACGACCAAATCGTCTCGATCAATTATCCTGAGCTGCCGCGCGAAGTTAAACCGGGCAATACCATTTTAATCGATGAAGGCCTCATCATACTTGAGGTGACCGATATTGAGGGCGAAGACGTGCACACCAAGATAATCGAAGGCGGGCCGCTCAACGCTCGCCGGGGCGTGCACCTTCCTGGCGTCAACGTGAGCCTCTCTCCGCTCTCCGAAAAGGATCGAGCCGATCTGACGTTTGGCCTTGATCAGGGTGTTGATTGGGTAGGTCTTTCATTCGTGCGCTCCGCCGATGACGTTAAAATGCTTAAGAACTTAATAGATTGGGCGGGCAGCAAGGCGAAAGTAATCGCCAAGATCGAGAAACAAGAAGCGGTAAACGACATTGACGAGATCATCGCCGTAACCGATGGAATCATGATCGCCCGCGGCGACCTTGGCATTGAGATGCCGACCGAACGCGTACCGTTCGCCCAAAAGACGATTATCAATAAATGTCTCGTGGTCGGCAAACCGGTAATCACTGCTACACAGATGCTCGACTCGATGATACGCAATCCGCGCCCCACACGGGCCGAGGTAAGTGACGTCGCTAACGCGGTCCTGGATGGCACGGACGCCCTTATGCTCTCCGGAGAGACGGCTATGGGGCGCTTCCCCGTTGAGAGCGTGCTTATGATGGCACGGACGATTCTGGCAGCCGAACACATGCAGAAATACTGTATCGATCGCACCAACGGTATCCGCCAACCGCATCTGAGCACGACCGAGGCGATCAGCAGCGCTACGTGCGAAATCGCGACCGCGCTTGAGGCGACCGCAATCATCACGTCGACGCAATCCGGTGAGACGGCGCGTCAGGTGGCCAAGCATCACCCGTCACAGCCGATCATCGCGATCTGCCCGAGGAATGAAGTTATCAGGCAGTTGCAGCTGACCTGGGGCGTGATACCGCTTAAAGCAGGTCCGAGCACTAATCTGGACAATATGTTCGATATTGCGGTCGATACGTCGCTTCACGCCAACCTTATCGCTAAAGGCGATCGGGTGGTCATCACTGCAGGTGTTTTGGTCAATCAACCGGGAACGACAAATCTTATCAAAGTGCAGAGAGTGTAG
- the larB gene encoding nickel pincer cofactor biosynthesis protein LarB, producing MSDAAIRRVLEELKSGSINIDAAYERLHHLPFTDLEFAKVDNHRALRQGFPEVIFCQGKTPEQVQSIAQTLLKNSDTLLATRADEAAFEVVRALEATAQYHAQARVITVDKRPQHDGVGSIAIVSAGTADVPVAEEAAVTAQMLGANVERIYDVGVAGLHRLLAFYERLADAKVIVVAAGMDGVLPSVVGGLVSCPVVAVPTSIGYGAHFGGLAPLLTMLNSCASGVAVVNIDNGFGAGYLAAMINRIGEPDNLSGCLDEQSTGRSKDGEHAKSS from the coding sequence ATGAGTGACGCTGCCATCAGGCGGGTCCTTGAAGAGCTAAAGAGCGGCAGTATAAATATCGATGCGGCATACGAGCGGCTGCATCACCTGCCCTTTACCGATCTTGAATTTGCCAAGGTCGATAACCACCGCGCACTCCGCCAGGGGTTTCCCGAGGTCATCTTCTGCCAGGGGAAAACACCCGAACAGGTCCAAAGCATCGCGCAAACGCTTTTAAAGAACAGCGATACGCTTCTTGCAACACGAGCGGATGAAGCGGCTTTTGAGGTGGTGCGGGCGCTAGAGGCGACCGCACAGTATCACGCGCAAGCGCGCGTGATCACGGTGGATAAGCGACCGCAGCACGATGGCGTCGGCAGTATCGCAATCGTGAGCGCCGGTACGGCCGATGTGCCGGTTGCCGAAGAAGCAGCGGTTACCGCGCAGATGCTAGGCGCTAATGTCGAGCGTATTTACGATGTCGGCGTCGCCGGGCTACACCGTCTCTTGGCGTTTTACGAGCGCCTGGCCGACGCCAAGGTTATCGTTGTTGCGGCCGGCATGGACGGTGTGCTTCCCAGCGTTGTCGGTGGGTTGGTGTCCTGCCCGGTCGTTGCGGTGCCGACCAGCATAGGCTACGGTGCGCACTTTGGCGGTCTTGCACCGCTTCTTACTATGCTTAATTCATGTGCGAGCGGTGTTGCCGTGGTCAATATTGATAACGGCTTCGGGGCCGGGTATTTGGCGGCTATGATTAACCGCATCGGCGAGCCCGACAACCTCTCCGGTTGTTTGGATGAGCAATCAACCGGTCGCAGTAAGGACGGCGAACATGCAAAGAGCAGCTGA
- a CDS encoding S1 RNA-binding domain-containing protein encodes MSVEIGSIVEGKVVKTTNFGAFVELAGGLIGLIHISEIAHSYVKDVKEFLHENDEVKAKVVAIKPDGKIDLSLKQLEEPPKEEVKVRTFERRESGESFERMMKNFLRSSEERLGDIKRNIEGKRG; translated from the coding sequence ATGTCTGTGGAAATTGGAAGTATTGTCGAAGGTAAGGTAGTCAAAACTACAAACTTCGGCGCATTTGTCGAGCTTGCCGGAGGTCTCATCGGGCTAATTCATATCTCCGAAATTGCGCACTCTTATGTAAAGGACGTCAAGGAGTTCTTGCACGAAAATGACGAGGTCAAAGCAAAGGTGGTTGCCATCAAGCCAGACGGCAAGATCGATCTCTCCTTGAAGCAACTTGAAGAACCTCCGAAAGAAGAGGTTAAAGTCCGCACGTTCGAAAGGCGTGAGTCGGGCGAATCGTTTGAGCGCATGATGAAAAATTTCCTTCGCTCGAGCGAGGAGAGACTAGGGGATATTAAGAGAAACATAGAAGGCAAACGCGGTTAG
- a CDS encoding septum formation initiator family protein, translating into MDARQGHKKGHSTKHRSNHPGQRPVWATTPQSGTKHPAQTRTGTKRLTQAPSPRRTGNSNVRELRPKAKKKIRFNYGRIAMLAVFVYFVIWTIYPLSHRIEQGRELQKLQKQLNTIQSENTQLSQQVKYLRSDEFVEQKARDLGLSKPDEEVVVVVPEDLKATQKGNNQSSQKSGAIAQPSLWQRLTGFFSNVL; encoded by the coding sequence TTGGATGCACGACAAGGCCACAAGAAGGGCCACAGTACAAAGCACAGAAGCAATCATCCCGGCCAGCGACCGGTGTGGGCGACCACGCCACAGTCTGGCACGAAGCATCCTGCCCAAACTCGCACGGGTACAAAACGTCTTACCCAGGCACCATCACCACGCCGTACCGGCAACAGTAATGTCCGGGAACTTCGTCCGAAAGCCAAGAAAAAGATCAGGTTTAACTACGGACGTATCGCCATGCTTGCTGTCTTTGTTTACTTCGTTATCTGGACGATTTATCCATTATCTCATCGGATCGAACAAGGTAGAGAACTCCAGAAGCTGCAGAAGCAGCTCAATACCATTCAAAGTGAAAACACCCAGCTTTCTCAGCAGGTCAAATATTTGCGCTCAGATGAGTTTGTGGAGCAAAAGGCGCGCGATTTGGGGCTCTCGAAACCCGATGAGGAAGTTGTTGTGGTAGTCCCAGAGGATTTAAAAGCAACGCAGAAGGGAAACAATCAGAGTAGCCAAAAGAGTGGTGCTATAGCTCAGCCTTCGTTGTGGCAGAGACTAACCGGATTCTTTTCAAATGTATTATAA